In Syngnathoides biaculeatus isolate LvHL_M chromosome 5, ASM1980259v1, whole genome shotgun sequence, the following are encoded in one genomic region:
- the LOC133500414 gene encoding trypsin-2 — protein sequence MRCLVFVLLIGAAFATEDDKIVGGYECTPYSQPHTVSLNSGYHFCGGSLVNENWVVSAAHCYKSRMEVRLGEHNIRVTEGKEQFIRSSRVIRHPNYSSYNIDNDIMLIKLSKPATLNEYVKPVALPSSCAPAGTMCKVAGWGNTMSSTADRNKLQCLDIPILSDSDCDNSYPGMITDAMFCAGYLEGGKDSCQGDSGGPVVCNGELQGVVSWGYGCAEKDHPGVYAKVCLFNDWLERTMSMY from the exons ATGAGGTGTCTGGTCTTCGTTCTGCTCATCGGAGCTGCCT ttgccACGGAGGACGACAAGATCGTCGGAGGCTATGAGTGCACGCCCTACTCCCAGCCCCATACGGTGTCTCTGAACTCCGGCTACCACTTCTGCGGAGGCTCTCTCGTCAATGAGAACTGGGTCGTGTCCGCCGCTCACTGCTACAAATC CCGTATGGAGGTGCGCCTTGGAGAGCACAACATCAGGGTCACCGAGGGAAAGGAGCAGTTCATCAGGTCCTCCCGTGTCATTCGCCACCCCAACTACAGCTCGTACAACATCGACAATGACATCATGCTGATCAAGTTGAGCAAACCCGCCACTCTTAATGAGTACGTGAAGCCCGTGGCTCTGCCCAGCAGCTGTGCCCCCGCCGGCACCATGTGCAAAGTCGCCGGATGGGGCAACACCATGAGCTCCA CCGCTGACAGGAACAAGCTCCAGTGCCTCGACATCCCCATCCTGTCCGACAGTGACTGTGACAATTCCTATCCCGGCATGATCACTGACGCCATGTTCTGCGCCGGATACCTAGAGGGCGGCAAGGACTCCTGCCAG GGTGACTCTGGTGGCCCCGTGGTGTGCAACGGTGAGCTTCAGGGTGTTGTCTCCTGGGGTTACGGCTGCGCCGAGAAGGACCACCCCGGTGTCTACGCCAAG GTGTGCCTTTTCAACGACTGGCTGGAGCGCACCATGTCTATGTACTGA
- the mrpl17 gene encoding 39S ribosomal protein L17, mitochondrial, with protein MRLTLQMLISHGRVGRKMGLGPKSRIDMLRNILTGLVRHERIETTAARADEVRFYAEKLIDYAKKGDTDEKAMKMATFWLTEKDLVPKLFKVLAPRFETQSDGYTRMARIPNRQNLDRAKMAVLEYKGNPFPPLYPVKKHNPLTLINQLLRGYREDKANSAPPAAQSSTTG; from the exons ATGCGCCTGACCCTGCAAATGTTGATCTCCCACGGCCGAGTGGGCCGCAAGATGGGGCTGGGGCCCAAGTCCCGCATCGATATGCTGCGGAACATCCTCACCGGGCTCGTGCGGCACGAGCGCATAGAAACCACCGCGGCCCGGGCAGATGAAGTCCGCTTCTACGCCGAGAAG CTGATCGACTACGCCAAGAAAGGTGACACGGACGAGAAGGCGATGAAGATGGCAACTTTTTGGTTGACG GAGAAGGATCTGGTCCCAAAGCTGTTCAAAGTGCTGGCTCCGCGGTTCGAGACCCAGTCGGATGGCTACACGCGCATGGCCCGCATCCCCAACCGGCAGAACCTGGACCGAGCCAAGATGGCCGTGCTGGAGTACAAAGGCAACCCTTTCCCGCCGCTCTACCCGGTCAAGAAACACAACCCGCTGACCCTCATCAACCAGCTGCTCAGGGGCTACCGGGAGGACAAGGCCAACTCTGCCCCCCCTGCAGCCCAGTCATCAACCACTGGATAA